Within Sorangiineae bacterium MSr11367, the genomic segment AGGCGCAGGTGCAGGCCACTCGGCTCACCGGGCGCCTCGCCGAGCTGACCTCGGCGGTGCCCGCGTTTCTTCCCGCGCCCGGCCTAATGGCCACCAACGCTGCGCGGGCCGCGCTGGCCTCCGACGAGATGGTCGCCGAGGTGATGAGCGCATGGCAGCGGCTCACCATGGTGCTCGTTGGCGTGGGAAGCCTGGAGCCTTCGCCCCTGGCGCGTGACCGCGGCAACGCCATTGCCGGTGCGGAGCAAGAGGCTTTGCGCAGCCTTCACGCGGTGGGCGACATCTGCTTTCGCTTCTTCGACGAGAACGGCGTGGCGGTGAAGTCGCCGCTCGACGAACGCATCCTCGGCATCTCCGCCGAGCAGCTGCGCCGCATCCCGCGCCGCGTCGGCGTGGCCGGTGGGCGCCGCAAATACGCCGCCATCCGCGCGGCGCTTCGCGGGGGATGGCTCAGCGTCCTCATTACCGACAACGGCGTGGCGCGTCGCCTCGTCGAAGAACCCGTACAGGGCGTGCGCGCCTAGAGACCACTCTCCTCAGTGCATCAAATTGAGCTGCGCGAGTTGCAGGCGGCCCTCGGGCGCGAAGTGGGAGTCCGGGAAACGGCGTAGCAACGCGCGCCACGTGTTTTTCGCGTCGTTCCACGCCTGAATGTCCATTTGGCAGAAGGCCAGTTGGTGCAAGGCGTCATCCTGGATCTCTTTGTCGGGCGCGTTTTCCGACAGGTGCGTCAGCATCGGAATCGCATCGCGCTGCCGGCCCAAGTGGCGGTACGCGTCGGCGAGCCCGAGCTGCACGCTCGACGAGATGGAGGAGTCCTCCTTGTACTTGAGCGACTCCTCGAACAGGGTCGCCGCCTCCTGCCAGCGCTGCACACGGGCCTTGTCCACGGCCTGTTGGAACTGCAGCAGCGCCAGCTCGTTTTTCGCCTTTTCCACCGCATCGGTGAACGCGGCGGTCTCCGCCTTGGAGAGAGGCTCTTTCTTGATGGCCTCCCACTGCTCGACCACCTCGGCGCGCTTTCCCTGGCGAATCAGCTCGAAAAACTGCGCCGCCTTCACCTCGGCGCGGGCGCGATCCTCGTCGCGCTTCAAAATCTCGCGCGCTTCCTTGCGCAGTCGCTCGTTGTCGGCCGCCTTTTGCTCGATTTCCACCTTGATCGCGTCCACCCGCGCATCCCAGGCGAATTTCAGCGCCCCGAGCACCACGACCACGAACACCACGTACGCCGTCGCACTGTTCAGGGTCAGGCGCCGCTCGTAGGTCTGTTGCCGCTTCGCAATGGACTTGATGTCCGCGCTGAGCGCGTTGGTCAGGTTGTTCGTCTTGATGACGAGCCCGCGCGATTCGATGATCTCGCGCTTAATCTCCCGCAGCTCCTCGTCGACCTCATGCATCT encodes:
- a CDS encoding sugar-binding transcriptional regulator — its product is MKRDEPTAAPAVAPRRPNPRAPASDLLRLLTKVARLYHERGMRQPQIAAQLHISQPRVSRLLKQAADIGIVRTVVVPPGGVYTDLEDAIEHRYGIDDVVVVETDGDEDDDVIAALGGAAAVYLETTLTGGDRVGLSPWGATLLATVEAMRPRPLQVAESVVQILGGVGNAKAQVQATRLTGRLAELTSAVPAFLPAPGLMATNAARAALASDEMVAEVMSAWQRLTMVLVGVGSLEPSPLARDRGNAIAGAEQEALRSLHAVGDICFRFFDENGVAVKSPLDERILGISAEQLRRIPRRVGVAGGRRKYAAIRAALRGGWLSVLITDNGVARRLVEEPVQGVRA
- a CDS encoding tetratricopeptide repeat protein; translation: MHEVDEELREIKREIIESRGLVIKTNNLTNALSADIKSIAKRQQTYERRLTLNSATAYVVFVVVVLGALKFAWDARVDAIKVEIEQKAADNERLRKEAREILKRDEDRARAEVKAAQFFELIRQGKRAEVVEQWEAIKKEPLSKAETAAFTDAVEKAKNELALLQFQQAVDKARVQRWQEAATLFEESLKYKEDSSISSSVQLGLADAYRHLGRQRDAIPMLTHLSENAPDKEIQDDALHQLAFCQMDIQAWNDAKNTWRALLRRFPDSHFAPEGRLQLAQLNLMH